One Lagopus muta isolate bLagMut1 chromosome 10, bLagMut1 primary, whole genome shotgun sequence DNA segment encodes these proteins:
- the LOC125698061 gene encoding cartilage intermediate layer protein 1 isoform X2: MEEGRLCIGHVCSGCNITCPMGRVNADCDACMCEDVTLHGKVSLEDGSPADNARVYLQANNLKLLTTADNKGTFRIPGVCPDGSNTLKIKKAKYTTAAITVPETNRKNLALQVQLKRSGKPYVFKSPDDKARRVGQSVSLCCNAVGTPAPDRYLWYHNGSLLDPSIYRYKNNLILKNLNRGQAGEYFCKAISDGGSAKSQPATLSVIGKQEAACSSQPQSHLIRLPHDCFQKATDSFYYDVGKCPARTCVGKLDKGLRCKDNISYCCGVSKMEVREILCDGYTLPTKVAVECGCKKCTETKITVRGRATAVDNGEPLRFGHIYMGNKRVSMTGYKGTFSIHVPPDTERLVLTFVDRLQKFVNTTKVLPFKENGGAVFHDIKLLRKKAPVTLESTETSVIPLGEKEDEDPIAELEIPPDSFYRKNGEPYRGKVKASVTFLDPRELSTAPVTQSDLNFVDDEGDVFPLRTYGMFSLDFTDEQGTETLNAEDVKVHLDTAQVRMPEHIQEMKLWSLNPETGLWEEEGDFNLEKSRRRRREERTFLVGNMEIKERRLFNLDVPESRRCYVKVRAYRSERFLPSEQIQGVVISVINTEPEPGFSSNPRAWGRFDSVVTGPNGACVPAFCDEQNPEAYAAYILASLGGEELEAVPSAPKLNPNAIGVPQPYLNKLNYRRTDHEDPNTKKTAFRINMAKPSPNSADENNGPIYAYENLKECEEAPYSAAHFRFYRIEGDRYDYNTVPFSEDDLMSWTDDYLAWWPKPMEFRACYIKVKINGPQEVNIRSRNMGGTHPRTIGRLYGIRDVRSIRDPEQQDVSAACLEFKCSGMLFDQDRVDRTLVKVIPQGSCRRESVNSMLHEYLVNHLPMATNNDSSEYTMLAPLDPLGHNYGIYTVTDQDPRIAKEIALGRCFDGTSDGTSRIMKSDIGVALTFTCSERSAAEQSLFESQRNLGQQSVQVPPRESPAYQRPVGSRQITQSRIQMRGQRPSSY, encoded by the exons ATGGAGGAAGGGCGGCTCTGCATCGGACACGTCTGCTCAG GCTGCAACATCACCTGCCCCATGGGCCGCGTGAACGCCGACTGCGATGCATGCATGTGCGAGGACGTGACCCTGCATGGAAAGGTCTCCTTGGAGGATGGTTCACCCGCAGACAACGCCCGGGTCTACCTGCAAGCCAACAATCTCAAGCTGTTGACGACAGCTGACAATAAGGGCACGTTTAGGATTCCTGGGGTCTGTCCCGATGGCAGCAACaccctcaaaataaagaaagccAAATACACGACCGCAGCCATCACTGTACCGGAGACCAACAGGAAGAACCTGGCGCTCCAAGTGCAGCTGAAGAGATCAG GCAAACCCTATGTTTTCAAGAGCCCTGATGACAAGGCGAGGAGAGTGGGGCAGAGCGTGTCACTCTGCTGCAATGCTGTGGGGACTCCGGCCCCAGATCGCTATCTGTG GTACCACAATGGCTCCCTGCTGGATCCTTCTATATATAGATATAAAAACAACCTCATTCTGAAGAACCTGAACAGAGGGCAGGCAGGAGAATATTTCTGCAAGGCCATCAGTGATGGAGGTTCAGCAAAATCCCAACCTGCCACGCTTTCTGTAATAG GAAAACAagaggcagcctgcagctcccagcctcaAAGCCACCTCATTCGTCTTCCGCACGACTGTTTCCAAAAAGCAACTGACTCGTTCTACTACGACGTGGGCAAGTGCCCAGCAAGGACCTGCGTTGGGAAGCTGGATAAGGGACTCCGCTGTAAGGACAACATCTCCTACTGCTGTGGGGTGTCTAAGATGGAAGTGAGAGAGATCCTGTGCGATGGGTACACGCTCCCCACCAAAGTCGCCGTAGAATGCGGTTGCAAAAAATGCACCGAGACAAAAATAACAGTTCGGGGCAGAGCTACAGCGGTGGATAACGGTGAGCCACTGAGGTTTGGCCACATCTACATGGGGAACAAGAGAGTGAGTATGACTGGCTACAAGGGAACCTTCTCCATCCACGTCCCACCGGATACTGAAAGACTGGTTCTAACCTTCGTTGATCGGCTGCAGAAGTTTGTGAACACAACAAAAGTTTTGCCGTTCAAGGAAAATGGAGGTGCTGTGTTTCATGACATTAAGTTACTACGAAAGAAAGCCCCTGTTACACTGGAATCCACTGAAACCAGTGTAATTCCCttgggagaaaaggaagatgaggaTCCTATTGCTGAATTAGAAATCCCTCCTGATTCATTTTACAGGAAGAATGGAGAACCTTACAGAGGAAAAGTGAAAGCCAGCGTGACGTTTCTGGACCCAAGAGAACTCTCAACAGCGCCTGTGACACAAAGCGACCTGAACTTTGTAGATGACGAAGGAGATGTGTTCCCGCTCCGCACGTATGGCATGTTTTCCCTGGACTTCACTGATGAACAGGGCACCGAGACTCTTAATGCAGAAGATGTGAAGGTCCACTTGGACACTGCTCAGGTGAGGATGCCAGAGCACATACAAGAAATGAAGCTTTGGTCACTGAACCCTGAGACAGGCTTATGGGAGGAAGAGGGGGActtcaacctggagaaaagcagacggcgcagaagagaggagaggactTTTTTGGTTGGGAACATGGAGATCAAGGAAAGGCGGCTTTTTAACCTGGACGTCCCAGAGAGCAGACGGTGCTACGTCAAAGTCCGAGCATACAGAAGTGAGAGATTTTTGCCAAGCGAGCAGATCCAAGGGGTGGTGATTTCTGTTATAAACACGGAGCCAGAACCAGGGTTCTCCTCCAACCCTAGAGCATGGGGCCGTTTTGACAGCGTGGTCACTGGTCCCAATGGTGCTTGTGTGCCAGCTTTCTGTGACGAGCAGAACCCGGAGGCCTATGCAGCTTACATTTTGGCGAGCTTGGGGGGTGAAGAACTTGAAGCAGTGCCCTCTGCTCCCAAACTCAATCCTAATGCCATTGGCGTCCCACAGCCATATCTCAACAAGCTCAACTACAGGAGAACAGACCACGAGGATCCTAACACAAAGAAAACCGCATTCAGAATCAATATGGCCAAGCCAAGTCCAAATTCTGCAGATGAGAACAATGGCCCTATTTATGCctatgaaaatctgaaagaatgTGAGGAAGCTCCATACAGCGCTGCTCACTTCAGGTTTTACAGGATAGAGGGAGATCGGTACGACTACAATACTGTTCCCTTCAGTGAAGATGACCTCATGAGCTGGACCGATGACTATCTGGCATGGTGGCCCAAACCCATGGAATTTAGGGCTTGCTACATAAAAGTCAAAATTAATGGACCCCAAGAAGTGAACATAAGGTCTCGCAACATGGGTGGGACGCATCCACGCACCATTGGCAGGCTCTATGGCATCAGGGACGTCCGCAGCATTCGGGATCCTGAGCAGCAGGACGTGTCAGCAGCCTGCCTGGAGTTCAAGTGCAGTGGCATGCTCTTCGACCAAGACCGTGTGGATCGCACGCTTGTGAAAGTCATCCCACAAGGCAGCTGTCGCCGGGAGAGCGTTAACAGCATGCTCCACGAGTACCTGGTGAACCACCTCCCCATGGCTACCAACAACGATTCCAGTGAATACACAATGCTGGCACCCCTTGACCCCCTGGGGCATAACTATGGCATCTACACCGTCACTGACCAGGACCCGAGGATCGCCAAGGAAATTGCTTTGGGCAGGTGTTTCGATGGCACATCAGATGGCACCTCCAGAATCATGAAGAGTGATATCGGTGTTGCGCTGACTTTCACCTGTTCGGAGAGGAGCGCAGCAGAGCAAAGCTTATTTGAGTCCCAGAGGAACTTAGGCCAGCAGTCCGTGCAGGTACCACCAAGGGAGAGCCCTGCATACCAAAGGCCGGTGGGAAGCCGCCAGATCACCCAAAGCAGAATCCAGATGAGAGGTCAACGTCCTTCTTCATACTAG
- the LOC125698061 gene encoding cartilage intermediate layer protein 1 isoform X1 — MMLVTARGWMLLLLLLLGATASSGQRLVRQGLGRIQIGQKTFRPIVMLSLEGTRSSPRRLDPIFTSARRTVLVQDPRKFLSPWSKWSECSGTCGQTGVQKRTRSCLADRLWGVHCNEVMEEGRLCIGHVCSGCNITCPMGRVNADCDACMCEDVTLHGKVSLEDGSPADNARVYLQANNLKLLTTADNKGTFRIPGVCPDGSNTLKIKKAKYTTAAITVPETNRKNLALQVQLKRSGKPYVFKSPDDKARRVGQSVSLCCNAVGTPAPDRYLWYHNGSLLDPSIYRYKNNLILKNLNRGQAGEYFCKAISDGGSAKSQPATLSVIGKQEAACSSQPQSHLIRLPHDCFQKATDSFYYDVGKCPARTCVGKLDKGLRCKDNISYCCGVSKMEVREILCDGYTLPTKVAVECGCKKCTETKITVRGRATAVDNGEPLRFGHIYMGNKRVSMTGYKGTFSIHVPPDTERLVLTFVDRLQKFVNTTKVLPFKENGGAVFHDIKLLRKKAPVTLESTETSVIPLGEKEDEDPIAELEIPPDSFYRKNGEPYRGKVKASVTFLDPRELSTAPVTQSDLNFVDDEGDVFPLRTYGMFSLDFTDEQGTETLNAEDVKVHLDTAQVRMPEHIQEMKLWSLNPETGLWEEEGDFNLEKSRRRRREERTFLVGNMEIKERRLFNLDVPESRRCYVKVRAYRSERFLPSEQIQGVVISVINTEPEPGFSSNPRAWGRFDSVVTGPNGACVPAFCDEQNPEAYAAYILASLGGEELEAVPSAPKLNPNAIGVPQPYLNKLNYRRTDHEDPNTKKTAFRINMAKPSPNSADENNGPIYAYENLKECEEAPYSAAHFRFYRIEGDRYDYNTVPFSEDDLMSWTDDYLAWWPKPMEFRACYIKVKINGPQEVNIRSRNMGGTHPRTIGRLYGIRDVRSIRDPEQQDVSAACLEFKCSGMLFDQDRVDRTLVKVIPQGSCRRESVNSMLHEYLVNHLPMATNNDSSEYTMLAPLDPLGHNYGIYTVTDQDPRIAKEIALGRCFDGTSDGTSRIMKSDIGVALTFTCSERSAAEQSLFESQRNLGQQSVQVPPRESPAYQRPVGSRQITQSRIQMRGQRPSSY; from the exons ATGATGCTGGTCACCGCAAGAGGATGgatgctgctgctactgctgctgttgGGAGCCACAGCCAGTTCAG GTCAAAGGCTTGTTAGACAAGGCCTTGGCAGGATCCAGATAGGACAGAAAACCTTCAGACCGATAGTGATGCTCAGCCTAGAGG GTACGAGGAGCAGCCCCCGTCGGTTGGACCCGATCTTCACCAGCGCCAGACGCA CTGTTCTGGTGCAAGATCCCAGAAAGTTCTTGTCTCCATGGTCAAAATGGAGTGAGTGCTCAGGAACGTGTGGCCAAACTGGTGTGCAGAAGCGGACCCGATCCTGCCTGGCGGATCGCCTCTGGGGCGTGCACTGCAATGAAGTCATGGAGGAAGGGCGGCTCTGCATCGGACACGTCTGCTCAG GCTGCAACATCACCTGCCCCATGGGCCGCGTGAACGCCGACTGCGATGCATGCATGTGCGAGGACGTGACCCTGCATGGAAAGGTCTCCTTGGAGGATGGTTCACCCGCAGACAACGCCCGGGTCTACCTGCAAGCCAACAATCTCAAGCTGTTGACGACAGCTGACAATAAGGGCACGTTTAGGATTCCTGGGGTCTGTCCCGATGGCAGCAACaccctcaaaataaagaaagccAAATACACGACCGCAGCCATCACTGTACCGGAGACCAACAGGAAGAACCTGGCGCTCCAAGTGCAGCTGAAGAGATCAG GCAAACCCTATGTTTTCAAGAGCCCTGATGACAAGGCGAGGAGAGTGGGGCAGAGCGTGTCACTCTGCTGCAATGCTGTGGGGACTCCGGCCCCAGATCGCTATCTGTG GTACCACAATGGCTCCCTGCTGGATCCTTCTATATATAGATATAAAAACAACCTCATTCTGAAGAACCTGAACAGAGGGCAGGCAGGAGAATATTTCTGCAAGGCCATCAGTGATGGAGGTTCAGCAAAATCCCAACCTGCCACGCTTTCTGTAATAG GAAAACAagaggcagcctgcagctcccagcctcaAAGCCACCTCATTCGTCTTCCGCACGACTGTTTCCAAAAAGCAACTGACTCGTTCTACTACGACGTGGGCAAGTGCCCAGCAAGGACCTGCGTTGGGAAGCTGGATAAGGGACTCCGCTGTAAGGACAACATCTCCTACTGCTGTGGGGTGTCTAAGATGGAAGTGAGAGAGATCCTGTGCGATGGGTACACGCTCCCCACCAAAGTCGCCGTAGAATGCGGTTGCAAAAAATGCACCGAGACAAAAATAACAGTTCGGGGCAGAGCTACAGCGGTGGATAACGGTGAGCCACTGAGGTTTGGCCACATCTACATGGGGAACAAGAGAGTGAGTATGACTGGCTACAAGGGAACCTTCTCCATCCACGTCCCACCGGATACTGAAAGACTGGTTCTAACCTTCGTTGATCGGCTGCAGAAGTTTGTGAACACAACAAAAGTTTTGCCGTTCAAGGAAAATGGAGGTGCTGTGTTTCATGACATTAAGTTACTACGAAAGAAAGCCCCTGTTACACTGGAATCCACTGAAACCAGTGTAATTCCCttgggagaaaaggaagatgaggaTCCTATTGCTGAATTAGAAATCCCTCCTGATTCATTTTACAGGAAGAATGGAGAACCTTACAGAGGAAAAGTGAAAGCCAGCGTGACGTTTCTGGACCCAAGAGAACTCTCAACAGCGCCTGTGACACAAAGCGACCTGAACTTTGTAGATGACGAAGGAGATGTGTTCCCGCTCCGCACGTATGGCATGTTTTCCCTGGACTTCACTGATGAACAGGGCACCGAGACTCTTAATGCAGAAGATGTGAAGGTCCACTTGGACACTGCTCAGGTGAGGATGCCAGAGCACATACAAGAAATGAAGCTTTGGTCACTGAACCCTGAGACAGGCTTATGGGAGGAAGAGGGGGActtcaacctggagaaaagcagacggcgcagaagagaggagaggactTTTTTGGTTGGGAACATGGAGATCAAGGAAAGGCGGCTTTTTAACCTGGACGTCCCAGAGAGCAGACGGTGCTACGTCAAAGTCCGAGCATACAGAAGTGAGAGATTTTTGCCAAGCGAGCAGATCCAAGGGGTGGTGATTTCTGTTATAAACACGGAGCCAGAACCAGGGTTCTCCTCCAACCCTAGAGCATGGGGCCGTTTTGACAGCGTGGTCACTGGTCCCAATGGTGCTTGTGTGCCAGCTTTCTGTGACGAGCAGAACCCGGAGGCCTATGCAGCTTACATTTTGGCGAGCTTGGGGGGTGAAGAACTTGAAGCAGTGCCCTCTGCTCCCAAACTCAATCCTAATGCCATTGGCGTCCCACAGCCATATCTCAACAAGCTCAACTACAGGAGAACAGACCACGAGGATCCTAACACAAAGAAAACCGCATTCAGAATCAATATGGCCAAGCCAAGTCCAAATTCTGCAGATGAGAACAATGGCCCTATTTATGCctatgaaaatctgaaagaatgTGAGGAAGCTCCATACAGCGCTGCTCACTTCAGGTTTTACAGGATAGAGGGAGATCGGTACGACTACAATACTGTTCCCTTCAGTGAAGATGACCTCATGAGCTGGACCGATGACTATCTGGCATGGTGGCCCAAACCCATGGAATTTAGGGCTTGCTACATAAAAGTCAAAATTAATGGACCCCAAGAAGTGAACATAAGGTCTCGCAACATGGGTGGGACGCATCCACGCACCATTGGCAGGCTCTATGGCATCAGGGACGTCCGCAGCATTCGGGATCCTGAGCAGCAGGACGTGTCAGCAGCCTGCCTGGAGTTCAAGTGCAGTGGCATGCTCTTCGACCAAGACCGTGTGGATCGCACGCTTGTGAAAGTCATCCCACAAGGCAGCTGTCGCCGGGAGAGCGTTAACAGCATGCTCCACGAGTACCTGGTGAACCACCTCCCCATGGCTACCAACAACGATTCCAGTGAATACACAATGCTGGCACCCCTTGACCCCCTGGGGCATAACTATGGCATCTACACCGTCACTGACCAGGACCCGAGGATCGCCAAGGAAATTGCTTTGGGCAGGTGTTTCGATGGCACATCAGATGGCACCTCCAGAATCATGAAGAGTGATATCGGTGTTGCGCTGACTTTCACCTGTTCGGAGAGGAGCGCAGCAGAGCAAAGCTTATTTGAGTCCCAGAGGAACTTAGGCCAGCAGTCCGTGCAGGTACCACCAAGGGAGAGCCCTGCATACCAAAGGCCGGTGGGAAGCCGCCAGATCACCCAAAGCAGAATCCAGATGAGAGGTCAACGTCCTTCTTCATACTAG